One segment of Panicum virgatum strain AP13 chromosome 3K, P.virgatum_v5, whole genome shotgun sequence DNA contains the following:
- the LOC120701562 gene encoding aspartic proteinase nepenthesin-1-like: MARPLLIWLALLCASLTFTACAGIRLELVHVDARANRTVAERVRRATERTHRRLASMGEATAPVRWVETQYIAEYLIGDPPQRAEAIIDTGSNLIWTQCAGCRPAGCFSQNLSIFDPSRSRTAQPVACNGTACALGSETRCSRNRSACDVLTAYGAGAIAGVLGTEVFTFGSQNASLAFGCVTASRLTPGSLDGASGIIGLGRGALSLVSQLGDTKFSYCLTPYFSDAANTSRLFVGASAGLSAGAPATSVPFVKNPTDDLFGTFYFLPLAGITVGKTKLDVPAAAFDLRQVAPGQWAGTLIDSGSPFTSLVGVAYQALRAELARQLGASLVPPPARSGLDLCVAQGDAGKLVPPLVLHFGGGGGGGSSASDVVVPAENYWAPVDDTTACMVVFSSARPNATLPINETTIIGNYMQQNMHLLYDLGNGVLSFQPADCSAM; encoded by the coding sequence ATGGCGAGACCCTTGCTTATCTGGCTGGCGCTCTTGTGCGCCTCCCTGACGTTCACCGCCTGCGCCGGCATCCGCCTCGAGCTCGTCCACGTCGACGCCAGGGCGAACCGCACCGTGGCGGAGCGCGTGCGCCGCGCCACCGAGCGCACCCACCGCCGGCTGGCGTCCATGGGCGAGGCGACCGCGCCCGTTCGCTGGGTGGAGACGCAGTACATCGCCGAGTACCTCATCGGCGACCCGCCGCAGCGCGCCGAGGCCATCATCGACACCGGCAGCAACCTCATCTGGACGCAGTGTGCCGGCTGCCGCCCCGCCGGCTGCTTCAGCCAGAACCTCTCCATCTTCGACCCGTCCCGGTCGCGCACCGCCCAGCCCGTGGCGTGCAACGGCACGGCGTGCGCCCTCGGCTCCGAGACCCGGTGCTCGCGCAACAGGTCGGCTTGCGACGTCCTCACCGCCTACGGCGCCGGAGCCATCGCCGGAGTCCTCGGCACCGAGGTCTTCACCTTCGGGTCGCAGAACGCGAGCCTCGCGTTCGGGTGCGTCACCGCGTCGAGGCTCACGCCGGGCTCCCTGGACGGCGCGTCAGGCATCATCGggctcggccgcggcgcgctctCGCTGGTCTCCCAGCTCGGCGACACCAAGTTCTCCTACTGCCTCACGCCCTACTTCAGCGACGCCGCCAACACGAGCCGCTTGTTCGTCGGCGCGTCCGCCGGCCTgagcgccggcgcgccggcgaccTCCGTGCCGTTCGTCAAGAACCCGACCGATGACCTGTTCGGCACGTTCTACTTCCTGCCCCTGGCCGGGATCACGGTGGGGAAAACCAAGCTCGacgtcccggcggcggcgttcgacCTCCGGCAGGTGGCGCCGGGGCAATGGGCGGGCACGCTCATCGACTCCGGCTCCCCGTTCACGAGCCTCGTCGGCGTGGCGTACCAGGCGCTGAGGGCGGAGCTGGCGCGGCAGCTCGGCGCCAGcctcgtgccgccgccggcaagaTCGGGGTTGGACCTGTGCGTGGCGCAGGGGGACGCCGGCAAGCTGGTGCCGCCGCTGGTGCTGCActttggaggcggcggcggcggcggcagcagcgcttCGGACGTGGTGGTGCCGGCGGAGAACTACTGGGCGCCCGTGGACGACACCACGGCATGCATGGTGGTGTTCAGCTCGGCGCGGCCGAACGCGACGCTGCCGATCAACGAGACGACCATCATCGGCAACTACATGCAGCAGAACATGCACCTGCTCTACGACCTCGGCAATGGCGTCCTCTCCTTCCAGCCGGCGGACTGCAGCGCCATGTGA